Genomic DNA from Edaphobacter lichenicola:
TCGCATACTTGTTCAGCTGCGGAAATCCATAGATCGACCGCGCCTCCGCCAATCGAATCCGGTCATCCATCGGCGACACCGGCGCCACCTCCACGTTGTCAATCACATCTTTCACCCCCGGATAGTTCTCCGCCAGGCTCAACGCCGAGTCCTTATCCGTAGGCCCATACGCGGTCCCGCCCAGAGTCACCACACCCTTCTCGACGCCGATCGTAAACGCATTGAACGCCGTCGTCCCATACCCAACCCGGTCGTACGCCAGCTTCTCTGCCAGTTTGTTCCGAAGCGTCACATCATCGACCTCAGGCCCCACAACCTCAATCTGATTCTCGACCCCCTTCACATTCTTGCGGTGGTGCGCACGGTCATCCGCGTCCAGCTTCGCGCTGTAAAGCTCCACTGTCCCCGTCAGCTTCACTACGCCATTCTGCACCGAACTCTTCACATCCTTGAACCGCTTGTTATCCAGCGCCTTCGTCACATCCGCCTGAATCTGCGCATCGTTTGGCCCCGATCCGACATTGCTGGCCGCACTCTGGGCCACGCCTCTCGATGCCC
This window encodes:
- a CDS encoding BON domain-containing protein, producing the protein MTARMPFIAALTISGGKTMGRMKNFACVGVLGFAGLAMLGGASRGVAQSAASNVGSGPNDAQIQADVTKALDNKRFKDVKSSVQNGVVKLTGTVELYSAKLDADDRAHHRKNVKGVENQIEVVGPEVDDVTLRNKLAEKLAYDRVGYGTTAFNAFTIGVEKGVVTLGGTAYGPTDKDSALSLAENYPGVKDVIDNVEVAPVSPMDDRIRLAEARSIYGFPQLNKYAIDPAKPIRITVVNGNVTLSGVVDSQSDKDVANIRANAVPGVFKVVNNLEVVGGEAEKSDK